Part of the Haliotis asinina isolate JCU_RB_2024 chromosome 8, JCU_Hal_asi_v2, whole genome shotgun sequence genome is shown below.
CGATCTTCGGCATTGCGGACAAGACACATTAGAAAATGACGATGTTCTCCGTTACAACGCCAACACCACCACAGTCCGACAACGAGAATATGACGACGCATCATCATATCGTCATGACACCTGCACGAAAAGCAAAGAACGTCATTGCAAACATGTCAAGAGCGTTTGGCAACGTCTCGTGCGCTATACGgaacagatgccggttttgggTTTCAGTTCTTCGAGCAATGATTTGAAGTTATGGAAAAGTCATCACGCTCGAGCACTCGGCATAGTCGACCAGACCAATACATCAATGTGACGTCATTGTCTGTGATTACGTCACCGGTTTTCTGTACTAaagattttaattttaattcgATGTCCGATATTCTGTCTATAACTGTACACGTATGCACATGCGGCAGACAGCATAAAAAATATCACCAAAATCGGGCGTGTTTCTTAATCCTAAATACTTGGAAAAAGCCTCTTTATATCGTTGTTGTCCATGGTAAAGATATGTTTCCGTGCTGTAATGCTTCACACTTTATACCAAAACCTTTTATACGCCCCAACGTCTGCAATTTTCAGCTGTAAAACGCTTTGTCCACATGGTTTTGTCTCCAGGATTCCTTTTACTCCACTTTCCCAATTTGATTTATGCGTCGGAACATACATACGTAATTTTTAGACTACTTTCTTCTGCCGAGATATCCaaaagtttttgtttttaatatctCATTCGAAATATAATGAGGAAAAAGCTAAGGGATCACATGCAGTAAAGTAAAAGTATTCCTATATTTTTATCCTAGGTTTCTCCACGTGCCTTGTGAGGAaacctggaaacaaataagggaacatttGTGCTTTCATGCAATCCCTTACTTTTCCCCCTCAGTATGTTTTCTTCGGTATTAATTGCGCACAGACGCAATGTATTTATAGATGACAAATTGTTTGTTGTTCCTCACATATGTATTGGGTTAAATTCCTATCACCATCGAGGAGAAATTCTGTTACACGTCGCTCAAGTTATTCAGACATCTGTTTAAGTCACAGTTGGATCAAGAACACACTGTCACTGCATTTCTCCTTTTGAAACAATTACATTGTATTTTAGCATAGAGAAAGTTTGATGTATATAATGAAAAGACTTACGTGTAGGTGAAGGATTCCATCCACTGGAAAAGAATCTTTGATGTGCATGTATATGACACAGAGATCTCTGTGTAGGTAAAAGAATTCATTCCCCGAAGAAGACAAGCTGAATAAACATTTCAGTGGGATAGTTGAGTTTTAGCACTGGTGTGCTTCTGAGTGTTAAATATGATGTTTCTACTACGACCAGTTTCACTGTCTTGGTGGAATGTATTTTTCagcatttttcaatattttttatatcaGGAGTTATTGAACTGTGAGGAGTGGACAGTTCATTTGTTTATGGATTAAAAAAAAGAGACGAACATTTCAGAGGAGAATTTGCTATGAGCAGAGATTATTCAGATATGAGAGAGATGGAGTTAAGCATTTGTAATTCCAGTGAGGAGACGTTTCTTAGAAACACATAAATAATTAGAAGTGCCTTTGAGAAAACCTTTTGCGCATGCGCTTGCTTTACTTCTAGCGGAGCATCATTTTTGGTGATTCATTTTAGTTTCGTTATGGAACTGAGGAACCGTGAACTCGATCGTTACTGTTTGACTGAAAGGTATCGCAATCAAGGAATGTCATCACCACGAccagtatatttctgtatgaaAGAAGGGATCATCAACTTTTGTGTGGTAGATGGGTTGACATGTGACATCCCTGTTAATTAGAAATATTTGCATTATTTCATCTCACCTTTAAATATTAGGTGGAATAGATTACATACAACATATTTAGTCCGTGTATTTTCAGCGTAGTCGATGAAGTTAAAATGGACAATGCTTTCATCTATTAAATAGATACCACTTTCTTTGACTACACTTTGTCCATCATGACGTATGGTTTCGACCATATGTGTACTGTTCTTCCACTATACCGGAATCTGTGTTAGCTAAAGGTGTAGATGTTTAGGTGTGGTTTGTTGACTTTACGTGAGATCATTTGCATAACGAGTTTTGTGGCGTGGTTGATATAGAACTTTAGTTTCAAGTATAAGAATCAGCTGTATATCGTATCACATACCACTACTCTGGTTACACCTAATAAACCCTCCTTCCGAATCTAATACACCTCAGTCAAGTGACCATTCTATCCTCTCTGGAACGATATTTAGCAATTCCCTTCGTGTTATCAACCTCCTGCCGTTTCAGTCAACCAGTCCGATCCCCCAAAGACAGGACCTTCAGCATCAGGCTGATCCGTCCTCTTTAGGTTCCTTACAAGCGAGCGATAGTTCTATTTTTTCATCGACTTCAATATGGGAGATTCGACTTTAATGTCAGAGCATTTACACGTTTCATGCTGCCAAAAGACTTAatcgtttcatttttttttaggCAATGTGTTTGTGGTACAAAGATCTGATACAATCGGGTGAGTACGAAATTGTCGGACCTGACCGAGTCGGCTAGCTTGTCAGGAAAGACAGACATGGACCTAATAGGGGACTGGATGTGCTTCTTGAAGCAGTGTCAGTTGCGCGACTGGCTAGATCGGTCATCCTTCAGTCTATAGACAGTAAGGATGTCATGCTAACAATCGcccatgcagcaatattccagcaatatcacggcgggggacaccaggtttcatacattgtacccatgtggggaatcgaacccgggttttcagtgtgatgagcggacgctttaattGTTACGCCAGCCCAGGGACCCTCAATCGTCATATACAAGAGCAAAAGTCATTTGTGAAAGAGAGGCGATGACTTATGCTTACTGGTCCCCGTTCCACGATACGATATTAGCGCCAAGACAACCGTAGCCAGTGTTAATGTACGGGAATTGTGATAATCGTAGGTCCTGGGTAAATTCGTTGGGTATTTTGTATCAAGTACAAGTCAGTCACTTGTATCGGGCTGTTTCCTATAACACGTGTTTCTCAAGCCACCTCAAATGATGCTTTCAGAGGGAAACGGGCATCACTTGTTTTAACTATACTgtgatacaaatacataaatgaagACATAACATGGTAAAACATATTGAAATGTGTACAGATAACACCAATTGTAGCTATAGTACAGCCACATAACAAGCACTAACAAATAACAGCAATTACTGTAACAATGTGGAACTGGAACCCAGACCCTTGGTCTGACAATTAAACACCCTACCCACGGAGCCACCTAAATGCGAGGAACAGCCACACAGCGATGGTCACTGCTGACTGTCATGTTTGGGCTCTATATATCTGGGTATGTTTTATATACCTGGTGTAAGCGttattaatttcaataaatatatcgTGATGACAGTTCATGTGGACTTGCAGCATATCTTCAGTTGGTCAGGGAAATAGATCATGTTCAGTCGCCATAACTTCCAGCCACCAAACAGGGTCTGCAGAAGCCAGAACACGAATGAGAACCAACTGCCGACCTGAAACAGGACCATGAAGTATTCAGTTACACACGCACGGACGCACATACGCACTTCGGGTCGGTTTGTTCTGGGTCCACGTGCACAAAGCGATGTTAGCGCTCCGATGATCGTAATTCAAATAACAGACTTACGATTGTCATTGTTGACATCGCTTTTGAATAGGCTCAATAGCAATGAACCATGATTCCATTATGGTGAAgcaagtctgcgagtctgaccatccgatcaagttactcgtctcttacgacaagtttggttactgaagaccggATCTTCCGTGGTTGTATATGTAGTATGAAAAGTAATAACCGCGAATGATACCCGGAGTAGCATGTATACGGCATGTGTATATCAATCCATATGGTGGTCGCTATGGCGACCTGTCCCTTGCTGGGACAACGTATGAATACGGAGATTATTGAAGCTCTGGACTGTGTGACTGAAGAATTTTCTTTGTGGGATATCGTCTTAATGTCGGTCGAAGTACTCTTTTGCTCTTCTTATTTCAAAATTCGAGTTTTGAGGAGAAATAAAGGTAAATAATGCTTAATTAGAGATACTTACTGTTGCTATACTTAAACACACGTGGAAGTTACTGCCGTCGTAACCTCGCCAGGATTGGAATGACTGGGCGTCGGAACAACTGTATcgtgataaaaaaaacaacacttgaaTGATTGACGTGTCATAATTTTTTGAAAGTTGAAAAGTTGAAATAAACAAGTGACCTAATCTCAATGTCGATTTGGGCAAAGTTTAAGTTACACCATGCTGGGTCATCTTTATGGATGAAGTGAGCCGGAAGTGATGCGGCGTTAGATGATCACGTTGGTGAAACCCTCACGGTTGGCGCTGACAATCCAAAATTAATAATCTCGTCTTTAAAAACACGACCATCGGACTCTGTCACGTCACAGGACGTCAACTCCATGATAGAGGTAATGTTACCTAACACTGAAGTAACAACAGAGCTAGATTGCAACAACTGCGATAAAAACAATTTCAAGTATATGAAAACGGGCCATTGAAATGAGAGTTTCAGAAACCCGCGGAAAATGTTGACTTGTTTCCCTTAGAGCGCTGGCATTTGAAGCAAGGATGGGCTGGTGTTTCTGTGAGACAGGTTGCGACAGAGTCATAGCGATGTTAGTAGCAGAATGGTAGTACCAGTAGTTAAATACTTATACAAGTAACAGTAGGGGAGATGTGGGTGAGTGGAAGGTACAGAGATACTGAACTCACCTGGCTAAGTTTATGCCGTGGGCATTTGCCGTCATGAGCTGCTGACACACGTGGCTgaatcctgcgctgatggtacAGGCGGATACCAGAACCAGCACCAAGACGGCCACCTCGCTGGCACAGTGGACCAGAAACCACAGTCGGGCGATGTCCACCCTGAACAGAAGAACATAACCAGATGATAAGGTACTGCAGATTACGagcagcatgggttactgaccaTACACTGGCCCTAACCTTTACCGATAGATACGATCCAAAATCACATTAATTGCAGCCCGCTACATAACACACAAGAAGCACATTTCTACAccccaccgccgtgatattgctggaacattgcttacCTGGGTATCAACCAATAATGAAAGCAATACTCTCACTCAGT
Proteins encoded:
- the LOC137293628 gene encoding transmembrane protein 179-like; amino-acid sequence: MADFTELVKQFHLQRAFLYGFIILSSFFVFAPLGDLQISFGHRCLLYADVTYNVTVTPRYRYFRVHFPSDASVCDYNIIIAVAFSLIYASVAAGGYVFLYFKQKKNKEVDIARLWFLVHCASEVAVLVLVLVSACTISAGFSHVCQQLMTANAHGINLASCSDAQSFQSWRGYDGSNFHVCLSIATVGSWFSFVFWLLQTLFGGWKLWRLNMIYFPDQLKICCKST